The following nucleotide sequence is from Devosia salina.
CCGCTGCTGCTATTGCCGGGCACGGTCTGCGACGCGCGGCTGTTCGCGCCGCTGATGGCAGAACTGGCCCATCCCGACATGCGGGTGCTGCCGATGGACGGGGCGGAGACCACTCCGGACCTGGCACGGCGGCTGCTGGCCCGGGCGCCGGAACGCTTTGCGCTGCTCGGCTTCTCCCTTGGGGGCATCGTCGCGCTGGAAATGGCGGCGCAGGCGCCGGAGCGGATCGCGCGGCTGGCGCTGGTCGATACGACGCCGCGGCCTGATCCCGAGCCCAATGCAGCGGTGCGGCGCGACGCGGTAGTGCGGGCGCGGGCCGCGGGCATGGATTCCTATATTCTCGATGCCTGGGAGCGGCTGGTGTCGCCTTCCAATGCGGGCAACGCGCGGCTGAGGGATATCATCCTGGCCATGGCCCGGGATGCCGGCGCCGAGCTGCTGGCCGCACAATCGGAAGTGGCGATCCACCGGGCAGACAGCCGCGACCGCCTTGCGGCGATTGCCTGCCCGACGCTGATCCTGGCAGGGGCGGACGAGCAGGTGTGTCCGCTGGCCGCCCACGAGGAATTGGCCCGCGGCATTGCCGGGGCCCGCTATTTTACCATTCCTGCAGCCGGGCACTTTGCCCCGCTTGAAAATCCGGCCGCAGTGGCGCGTCATGTGCGCGACTGGCTGGCCTGGCCCGAAAATCTCTCGAACGAGCCGTCACAGACCCAAGGAGCCAAGATGAGCGACGCAACGAGCAATCCCAAGAGCAAGGCCGCTGCCCCGGTCGCCGCGGAATCGGTGCTGCAGGTCGAACGGCATGACTATACCGATCTGGCGCCCACCGACCGGCCGCGCGGCCAGTCGCTGGAGGGCTTCGATGACATCTATACCGACATCGTCGACTACATCATCCGTTGCACCCACAAGATCTGGGACGAGCGCGATATCGGGCTGATCTACACCCACTACACCCATAATTGCGTGCTCTATGGCACGACCGGGACGATCTACAACCGCGAAGACATCGTGCGCGACACCATCCAGCGGCTGGTGAGCTTTCCCGAGCGGCGCGGCATGGGCACCCAGGTGATCTGGAACGGCAATGACAAGGACGGCTTCTATACGAGCCATCTGGTGACCGGCTCGGGGCGTCACACCCAATATGGCCATCTCGGCCAGCCGACCGGCAAGCCTTTCGTCAGCCGGACGATTGCCGACTGCATGATCTTCCAGAACAAGATCTATCGCGAATGGGTGGTGGCCGACACCATGGCCATCATCCAGCAGCTCGGGCTCGACCCGCATCACTTCGCCATGAAGACCGCCAAGGCCAAGTTCGAGGCCGGGCTTGTCTCGCTCGATATCGGCGAGAACCGACGCTTTGTCGGCCAGACCCCACCGGCCGAAAAGGCCGACACCTCGCTGGCGCATAATGACG
It contains:
- a CDS encoding alpha/beta fold hydrolase, producing the protein MNTHVTTQLAKNDQHASGVPLLLLPGTVCDARLFAPLMAELAHPDMRVLPMDGAETTPDLARRLLARAPERFALLGFSLGGIVALEMAAQAPERIARLALVDTTPRPDPEPNAAVRRDAVVRARAAGMDSYILDAWERLVSPSNAGNARLRDIILAMARDAGAELLAAQSEVAIHRADSRDRLAAIACPTLILAGADEQVCPLAAHEELARGIAGARYFTIPAAGHFAPLENPAAVARHVRDWLAWPENLSNEPSQTQGAKMSDATSNPKSKAAAPVAAESVLQVERHDYTDLAPTDRPRGQSLEGFDDIYTDIVDYIIRCTHKIWDERDIGLIYTHYTHNCVLYGTTGTIYNREDIVRDTIQRLVSFPERRGMGTQVIWNGNDKDGFYTSHLVTGSGRHTQYGHLGQPTGKPFVSRTIADCMIFQNKIYREWVVADTMAIIQQLGLDPHHFAMKTAKAKFEAGLVSLDIGENRRFVGQTPPAEKADTSLAHNDVEARTIEMLHEIFVKRMFGRIAQDYAPNAQYHGPLMKELYGHAAIIHQHLGLIGSLPDASYEIQHVASNPCEEGGTKVAVRWIMEGHHLGYGILGTLGDPTGKRVQVMGMSHYHWKDDKVVDEWTVYDELSLLTQVKLGQLADADLDD